In Papaver somniferum cultivar HN1 unplaced genomic scaffold, ASM357369v1 unplaced-scaffold_114, whole genome shotgun sequence, a genomic segment contains:
- the LOC113328755 gene encoding metalloendoproteinase 1-MMP-like isoform X2, with protein MMMPRCGRADVVDAEPGKRKNNQDELAASTPEKWSSSHLTYRFSSNSKISDKVDTQTLKYAVSQAFAKWEAVSNFKFTEATNEDVGADMVIGFQKGDLGDGTRFDGQMGVVAHAFPPNEGRFYLDAEDKWSTSPGSDTMDLESVAAHEIGHLLGLEHLFEPNAIMYPVFQPGSMKRQVQENDVKALRAIYGS; from the exons ATGATGATGCCCCGATGTGGTAGAGCAGACGTTGTCGACGCTGAACCCGGAAAGAGGAAGAATAACCAAGATGAACTTGCAGCTAGCACCCCAGAAAAATGGTCAAGCTCTCACCTCACTTATCGATTTAGCTCTAATAGTAAAATCTCAGACAAAGTTGACACCCAAACCCTGAAATATGCTGTTTCACAAGCTTTTGCGAAATGGGAAGCTGTGAGTAACTTCAAGTTCACTGAGGCGACCAATGAAGATGTGGGTGCTGACATGGTTATTGGGTTCCAAAAAGGTGATCTTGGTGATGGAA CTAGATTTGATGGTCAAATGGGAGTAGTGGCTCATGCATTTCCACCTAATGAAGGAAGGTTTTACTTGGACGCTGAGGATAAATGGAGTACCAGTCCAGGATCAGACACGATGGACTTGGAATCTGTGGCTGCACATGAAATTGGACATTTATTAGGATTAGAACATCTTTTTGAACCAAACGCAATCATGTACCCAGTGTTCCAACCTGGAAGCATGAAGAGGCAAGTGCAAGAAAATGACGTTAAAGCCTTACGAGCTATTTACGGTTCCTGA
- the LOC113328755 gene encoding metalloendoproteinase 1-MMP-like isoform X1, which translates to MMMPRCGRADVVDAEPGKRKNNQDELAASTPEKWSSSHLTYRFSSNSKISDKVDTQTLKYAVSQAFAKWEAVSNFKFTEATNEDVGADMVIGFQKGDLGDGTRFDGQMGVVAHAFPPNEGRFYLDAEDKWSTSPGSDTMDLESVAAHEIGHLLGLEHLFEPNAIMYPVFQPGSMKRQVQENDVKALRAIYGS; encoded by the exons ATGATGATGCCCCGATGTGGTAGAGCAGACGTTGTCGACGCTGAACCCGGAAAGAGGAAGAATAACCAAGATGAACTTGCAGCTAGCACCCCAGAAAAATGGTCAAGCTCTCACCTCACTTATCGATTTAGCTCTAATAGTAAAATCTCAGACAAAGTTGACACCCAAACCCTGAAATATGCTGTTTCACAAGCTTTTGCGAAATGGGAAGCTGTGAGTAACTTCAAGTTCACTGAGGCGACCAATGAAGATGTGGGTGCTGACATGGTTATTGGGTTCCAAAAAGGTGATCTTGGTGATGGAACTAG ATTTGATGGTCAAATGGGAGTAGTGGCTCATGCATTTCCACCTAATGAAGGAAGGTTTTACTTGGACGCTGAGGATAAATGGAGTACCAGTCCAGGATCAGACACGATGGACTTGGAATCTGTGGCTGCACATGAAATTGGACATTTATTAGGATTAGAACATCTTTTTGAACCAAACGCAATCATGTACCCAGTGTTCCAACCTGGAAGCATGAAGAGGCAAGTGCAAGAAAATGACGTTAAAGCCTTACGAGCTATTTACGGTTCCTGA
- the LOC113328792 gene encoding NDR1/HIN1-like protein 13 has translation MGSSPASHSIPILNTLSNTIIPVKLQENNFLVWKSLVRPVLDEYEVLGFVDGSYRTPNQFLNDESPGSQTVNPDYVEWQDEDQRLLLWLHSTISESVLSSYVVAGLPTSRSLWNYLEEQFGADASRTTPACQVCIKFGLYLAVPVVLILMLFISFIIPDPKIPNYTVTSISIKGINLTSDDLIVSPEINISINATNPKGAPGSYYSEKGFSVSIYYYSDTLLCSSDNLVPIFHQQPAENVTTIETVLTGSRVKLTPIIRDSLLDRQSKGMTPLVIYMWISYGVKNEDHPFVSMSAYKIRCKVTVDKLAVDAQIVSNVCRTVKKSTRTSALYDQGIQVLS, from the coding sequence ATGGGTTCTTCACCAGCCTCGCATTCTATTCCAATATTGAATACTCTTTCTAATACTATCATTCCTGTAAAGCTCCAAGAAAACAATTTTCTTGTTTGGAAGTCTCTTGTTCGACCAGTCTTAGATGAATACGAAGTGCTTGGGTTTGTTGATGGATCTTACAGAACTCCAAACCAATTCTTAAACGACGAAAGTCCGGGTTCTCAAACGGTAAATCCAGATTATGTTGAATGGCAAGATGAGGATCAAAGGTTGTTACTTTGGCTTCACTCAACCATTTCTGAGTCCGTATTATCATCATACGTTGTTGCAGGTTTGCCTACATCCCGATCTCTATGGAATTATCTTGAAGAGCAATTCGGAGCAGATGCATCTAGGACTACTCCTGCTTGTCAAGTTTGCATCAAATTTGGACTCTATTTAGCCGTCCCTGTTGTACTTATATTGATGCtcttcatcagtttcatcattccGGACCCAAAAATACCGAACTACACTGTTACTAGTATCTCTATCAAAGGTATCAATCTCACGTCAGATGATCTAATTGTGTCACCAGAAATCAATATCTCAATTAACGCGACTAACCCGAAAGGAGCACCCGGAAGTTATTATTCTGAAAAAGGATTTTCGGTATCCATATACTATTACTCTGACACCCTTCTTTGTTCATCGGATAATTTAGTGCCGATTTTCCACCAGCAACCAGCAGAAAATGTAACGACTATTGAGACGGTGTTAACGGGTTCACGGGTAAAGCTAACGCCTATCATCCGTGATTCGTTATTGGATCGCCAAAGTAAAGGGATGACTCCTCTTGTGATTTATATGTGGATATCCTATGGAGTTAAGAATGAAGATCACCCATTTGTTTCAATGTCAGCTTATAAGATACGTTGCAAAGTGACGGTTGATAAATTAGCCGTGGATGCTCAAATTGTTTCCAATGTGTGCAGAACTGTTAAGAAGTCTACGAGGACTAGTGCCTTATATGATCAAGGGATTCAAGTACTTTCCTAG
- the LOC113328873 gene encoding probable E3 ubiquitin-protein ligase ARI7 — protein MDSKDEYLSSNSDVEEEFDDADCGDDHIDFDDEQDGEFEIYDEEDREFEIDDDSDETGGKEICYTNLKEEDVCKRQVEAITQTSTRLSIPTVSATMLLLYHNWDVDKAQDAWFADEDKGRKDIGLQEVVPIKNTKNIIMCTICFDEFGRDGMCATTCGHLFCKLCWTQYVSIKIIDGPGCLRLRCPEPSCGVAVGQDMVNELVSDEDKEKYSRYLLRSYVEDQKNIKWCPSPDCEFLVEFVAGSSSYDVVCGSDHSFCWNCLDDAHRPVDCDTVHKWALQNNSESENVTWILANSKSCPKCKKPIQKNEGCMHMTCRCKFQFCWLCLGDWSTHGDHTGGNYACNVYEKAKSKGHYKEEDKLKKEAKDYLDRYTFYYERFAENQKSRLNAARSLQKTKSNDFAMLSDRYRMTDMNLEAITDAWLQIIECRRVLKWTYAYGYYLPQSEYAKKIFFQYLQGEAESALERLHQCAEQEIQLYLKDDLPEDFFSFHVKLDGLTVTTKNYFDNLVRALENGLSEVDSEAAARQPAHFEESCQSKRKRGTKRK, from the coding sequence ATGGATTCAAAAGATGAGTACTTGAGTTCTAACAGTGATGTAGAAGAGGAATTTGATGATGCTGATTGTGGTGATGAtcatattgattttgatgatgaacaGGATGGAGAGTTTGAGATATATGATGAAGAGGATAGAGAGTTTGAGATTGACGATGATTCAGATGAAACCGGTGGTAAGGAGATATGTTATACCAATCTAAAGGAAGAAGATGTATGTAAGCGACAGGTAGAAGCTATCACACAAACATCTACCAGGCTTTCTATTCCAACAGTATCAGCAACCATGTTGCTGCTATACCACAACTGGGATGTTGATAAAGCCCAGGATGCTTGGTTTGCCGACGAAGACAAAGGTCGAAAGGATATTGGGTTACAAGAAGTAGTTCCTATAAAAAACACCAAGAATATAATCATGTGCACGATCTGCTTTGATGAATTTGGTCGCGATGGTATGTGCGCTACTACTTGTGGTCATCTCTTTTGTAAATTGTGTTGGACACAATATGTTAGCATTAAAATTATAGACGGACCTGGGTGTTTAAGGTTGCGATGTCCTGAACCGTCTTGTGGGGTGGCTGTTGGTCAGGACATGGTTAATGAATTAGTTTCTGACGAAGATAAAGAAAAGTATTCTCGTTACCTTTTAAGATCTTACGTCGAAGATCAGAAAAACATTAAATGGTGCCCTTCTCCAGACTGTGAGTTTTTAGTTGAATTCGTTGCGGGTAGTTCAAGTTATGATGTTGTTTGTGGTTCGGATCATAGCTTTTGCTGGAATTGTCTTGACGATGCACATCGTCCAGTGGACTGCGACACTGTGCACAAGTGGGCCTTGCAGAATAATTCTGAGTCCGAAAACGTGACTTGGATATTGGCAAACTCCAAATCTTGTCCGAAGTGCAAAAAACCAATTCAGAAAAACGAGGGGTGTATGCATATGACATGCCGTTGCAAATTTCAGTTTTGTTGGCTCTGCCTTGGTGATTGGTCAACCCATGGGGATCATACAGGTGGTAATTATGCGTGTAATGTCTATGAGAAAGCAAAATCGAAGGGACATTACAAGGAGGAAGATAAACTTAAAAAGGAGGCAAAAGATTACTTGGATAGATATACTTTTTACTATGAAAGATTTGCAGAAAACCAGAAGTCAAGGTTAAATGCAGCTAGAAGCTTGCAGAAAACAAAATCTAATGACTTCGCTATGCTAAGTGACAGATATAGGATGACTGATATGAATCTTGAGGCTATAACAGATGCTTGGCTACAGATCATCGAATGCAGGCGTGTTCTGAAGTGGACTTATGCCTATGGTTACTACTTACCTCAAAGTGAATATGCAAAGAAAATCTTTTTTCAGTATTTGCAAGGTGAAGCTGAGTCTGCGTTGGAAAGGCTCCATCAATGTGCAGAACAAGAAATACAACTATATCTCAAGGATGATTTACCCGAAGATTTCTTTTCTTTCCATGTAAAGCTAGATGGCCTTACTGTAACCACAAAGAATTACTTTGACAACCTGGTTCGTGCTCTAGAGAATGGTCTGTCAGAAGTAGACTCCGAGGCTGCAGCAAGACAACCGGCTCATTTCGAAGAAAGTTGTCAAAGTAAGAGAAAGAGAGGAACGAAACGCAAGTGA